The window GGAAGAGAAAACCGGAAGCACGAACCCATAGTTCACCTGCCTATAACAAAAGATCACATCGCCACCCTGAAGAAATGGGACTCCAAAGCCCGGCTCCCTTAAAGAGCCGGGCTTTCGAATCCAGACCAAACCCGATAGAATCCCTTCCTTCGCCGCATCCTGCACGGTCATAAGAAATGTTCGGCGCTTGAAAAGACTGCTGATAGTCGAAGATGGCCTGTCCCTGCAATGCAGGGGACGCTTTCACACCCCGGTTTCTGCCCTCGCAAATCTTTCTGTCAGTGAAAGAGCGGGCGAGATGTTCTCGGCTTCTCGACCATCTCCTGAACCCATAGAAAAACCGTATCTCTTGGACGGATATTATCGGATATTCCAGTTTGACAATACAATGTTTTCTATAGTACACAAGCCCCCGCATGTCGTTGAGAGCCGTATTCATCAAAGAGGGGGGAAAGGGAGAATGGATGCCATTAAACGCTTTTTTGCGAGTCGATGGGGGATTGTCAGCGTCGGCGTCTTCATCGGCCTGTTCGCCGCCCTGCTTCAAAAATGGGGCAACCCGGGCAACATGGGGATCTGCGTCGCCTGTTTCGAAAGGGACATCGCCGGGGCCGTCGGTCTCCACCGCGCCGATGTCGTTCAGTACCTGCGGCCGGAGATCATCGGCTTCGTCCTTGGGGCGTTGCTGGCCGCTTACACGTTCAGGGAATTCCAGCCTCGGGCGGGATCAGCCCCGATCGTTCGGTTTTTCCTCGGCGCTTTCGCGATGATCGGCGCCTTGGTATTCCTGGGTTGCCCCTGGCGTGCCCTGCTGCGCCTCGCCGGCGGAGACGGGAACGCCATCCTCGGGATTGCCGGATTGATCTTCGGCATCTGGATTGGCACGCGCTTTCTCAAGGCCGGATACAACCTCGGGCGCACGACCAGGACATATCCATCCGCAGGCTGGCTTATGCCATTGCTGATGGCGGGATTTTTGCTGCTGCTGCTTGTTTTTCCGCAGGTGGCGGGGGAGGCGAAGAGCGGTGTTCTGTTTTACAGCTTGAAAGGCCCCGGATCCATGCACGCGCCGCTCGCCATCTCGCTGATCGTGGGACTTGCCATTGGGTTTTTGGCGCAACGAAGCCGTTTCTGCACCATGGGCGCGTTCCGCGATCTGCTCCTCTTCAGGCAGGCGCATCTTTTCTCCGGGCTTCTCGCTCTGACCATCACTGCTTTCGTAGTTAACCTCGCGCTCGGACAGTTCCGCCCCGGCATAGCCGGGCAGCCGGTGGCGCATACGATGCATTTCTGGAATTTTGCAGGAATGGTTCTTGCGGGGCTTGCCTTCACCCTCGCGGGCGGGTGCCCCGGGCGTCAGCTTTTCCTTGCGGGTGAGGGCGATGGCGATGCGGCGGTCTTTGTAATGGGGATGATCGTAGGGGCCGGGTTCTCACACAATTTCGGGCTGGCCAGCTCTCCAAACGGCGTCGGTCCGCATGGCGTCTCAGCGGTGATCATCGGCATGCTGGTCTGTCTTTTCATCGGTTTTAGCATGAGAAAAAAGGCTGCATAAATGGAGGGTTCAAAGCAGATGGCAACGACAGTCGATGCACGGGGCCTTTCTTGTCCCCAGCCCGTCCTGATGACGATGGACGAGATGAAGAGAATCGGCAGAGGGGAGATCCAAATCCTGGTCGATACGGTGACCTCGAGGGAGAATGTCTCTCGGGCGGCAGCCAGCCAGGGTTGGAGGGT of the Desulfatiglans anilini DSM 4660 genome contains:
- a CDS encoding sulfurtransferase TusA family protein, which encodes MATTVDARGLSCPQPVLMTMDEMKRIGRGEIQILVDTVTSRENVSRAAASQGWRVEDTQPDGDGFRVHIVKK
- the yedE gene encoding YedE family putative selenium transporter produces the protein MDAIKRFFASRWGIVSVGVFIGLFAALLQKWGNPGNMGICVACFERDIAGAVGLHRADVVQYLRPEIIGFVLGALLAAYTFREFQPRAGSAPIVRFFLGAFAMIGALVFLGCPWRALLRLAGGDGNAILGIAGLIFGIWIGTRFLKAGYNLGRTTRTYPSAGWLMPLLMAGFLLLLLVFPQVAGEAKSGVLFYSLKGPGSMHAPLAISLIVGLAIGFLAQRSRFCTMGAFRDLLLFRQAHLFSGLLALTITAFVVNLALGQFRPGIAGQPVAHTMHFWNFAGMVLAGLAFTLAGGCPGRQLFLAGEGDGDAAVFVMGMIVGAGFSHNFGLASSPNGVGPHGVSAVIIGMLVCLFIGFSMRKKAA